The region GTATGCATCATGAATCAATacaattttctaaatttctttgaccaggtatgtatgtatgtatgtatgtatgtatgtatgtatgtcattgTACCAATTTTCTCAGAGCTACCTTCACATCCTTGTTCCTCAGGGTGTAAATGATAGGGTTGACAGCAGGTGTAAACACTGTGTACAGAAGAGAGAGCAACTTCAATACACCTTCATACTGAGGCATAGATGGGAAGCCATAAACAATGCCCAAAGTCCCATAATAGAGACTGACCACTGTCAGGTGGGATGAACAGGTAGAGAAAGCCCTCTGCTTCCCTGTGGTAGAAGGAATCCTTAGAATGGCACAAATGATGTGAATATAGGAAGCTATTGTCAGTAGGAAGGGAGCAAGGGCAAATAAAGAGGtacatataaaagaaatcatttcggCCACTTGAGTATTAGTGCAGGCCAGTTTCATGATGGGCTTcagatcacagaagaagtggtCGATCTCATTGGCAGAACAAAATGTTAAACGAAAAATGAAGATCATGAACAGGATAGGAGCCAGAAATCCAGCCAACCAAGAGGCCACTGCTAGCTGGAAGCAACCCCAGAAGTCCATGATATTGGAGTAGTGAAGTGGGTTACATATGGCTATATATCTATCATAAGACATTACAGCAAGGAAGAAGCATTCTGTTGCCACCagggaagcaaagaaataaaactgacaaGCACAGGCAAGGAAGGAGATAGGCACATGAGCTGATAACAATGTCCTCAACAT is a window of Arvicola amphibius chromosome X, mArvAmp1.2, whole genome shotgun sequence DNA encoding:
- the LOC119804527 gene encoding olfactory receptor 11L1-like translates to MTQISEIVLLGFGDLHGLQFLLFGIFLTIYVMTLIGNFVILTVVSADCSLHTPMYFFLGHFSFLEIGYTTTIEPIMLRTLLSAHVPISFLACACQFYFFASLVATECFFLAVMSYDRYIAICNPLHYSNIMDFWGCFQLAVASWLAGFLAPILFMIFIFRLTFCSANEIDHFFCDLKPIMKLACTNTQVAEMISFICTSLFALAPFLLTIASYIHIICAILRIPSTTGKQRAFSTCSSHLTVVSLYYGTLGIVYGFPSMPQYEGVLKLLSLLYTVFTPAVNPIIYTLRNKDVKVALRKLVQ